A single window of Xylocopilactobacillus apicola DNA harbors:
- a CDS encoding branched-chain amino acid aminotransferase — protein MAKAKPSDFDWPNLDFSYHDLPYRYRVTYENGEWGEGGLTEDSNLVMSEATPSLHYGQQIFEGMKAYRRKDGGINLFRPDENAKRMNRSAERLLMPSFPVERFISAVKEVVLANKDFVPPYGSGATLYIRPLMFATDSVVGVQPGQKYIFNIYVTPVGPYFKGGLVPTAFVTSLYDRAAHGGTGQSKVGGNYAASLYPGQKAHSDGYSDVVYLDPTEHEYIEELGSANFFGITKMGQLLTPKSPSILPSITKFSVLTLAEEMGLNPAQVQISINDIDEFSEAGALGTAAAISPVGSITHNGEKHVFYSETEPGPITLKLYNRLTGIQFGDVEGPEGWVYDLGK, from the coding sequence ATGGCAAAAGCAAAACCGAGTGATTTTGATTGGCCGAATTTAGATTTTTCGTATCACGATTTACCGTATCGTTATCGCGTTACGTATGAAAATGGTGAATGGGGCGAAGGAGGTTTGACTGAAGACTCTAATTTAGTAATGTCAGAAGCAACACCATCACTTCATTATGGGCAACAAATTTTTGAAGGAATGAAGGCCTATCGACGTAAAGATGGGGGAATCAACCTTTTTCGTCCAGATGAAAATGCTAAAAGAATGAATCGATCGGCCGAACGACTATTGATGCCATCTTTTCCGGTTGAACGTTTTATTTCGGCAGTTAAAGAAGTCGTTTTAGCAAATAAGGATTTTGTTCCGCCGTATGGTAGTGGAGCAACGCTTTATATTCGTCCGCTCATGTTTGCGACTGATTCAGTTGTTGGAGTCCAACCGGGCCAAAAGTACATTTTTAATATTTATGTCACGCCAGTGGGACCTTATTTTAAAGGCGGATTGGTTCCAACGGCTTTTGTGACTTCCTTGTATGATCGAGCAGCTCATGGAGGAACTGGTCAGTCGAAGGTTGGGGGAAACTATGCTGCTAGCTTATATCCAGGTCAAAAAGCACACAGTGACGGTTACTCTGATGTGGTTTATCTTGATCCAACTGAGCATGAGTATATCGAAGAGCTTGGATCGGCCAATTTCTTTGGGATTACTAAAATGGGACAATTGTTAACACCGAAGTCGCCATCAATTTTACCTTCCATTACGAAATTTTCAGTTTTGACTTTAGCTGAAGAGATGGGGTTAAATCCAGCACAAGTTCAGATTTCGATTAATGATATTGACGAATTCTCGGAAGCCGGTGCTTTGGGAACGGCGGCAGCAATTTCTCCAGTTGGCTCAATTACTCATAATGGAGAAAAACATGTCTTCTACTCGGAAACTGAACCTGGACCAATTACTTTAAAACTTTATAATCGGTTAACGGGAATTCAATTTGGAGATGTAGAAGGACCAGAAGGTTGGGTTTATGACCTAGGCAAATAA
- the sufB gene encoding Fe-S cluster assembly protein SufB → MVEAKTKNTKNNEDIAEKIQIDENFDYGFSDNFKPVFSTGRGLTEEVVRSISREKNEPEWMLDYRLHAFKVYEQTSMPDYGPDLSELDFLDMLYYQKATDRKYRNWEDVPDTIKETFERLGVPEAERKFLAGSSAQYESEVVYHNMKEQFDKLGIVFTDTDTALHEYPEIFKKYFGTLVKPNLNKFTALNGATWSGGTFIYVPKGVRVETPIQSYFRINAENSGQFERTLIVVDEGASVNYVEGCTAPNYSSDSLHAAVVEVFVERDAYCRYTTIQNWSKNVYSLETKRAQAMENATMEWVDGNLGSKTTMKYPAVYLDGRGAKGTMLSIAFASKGVDQDNGARMIHNAPDTTSSIISKSISKDGGAVDYRGTVRFGPHSDRSFCHVECDTIIMDEESSSDTIPYNEILNGNVTMEHEAKVSKISEEQLYYLMSRGISEEKATEMIVMGFVEPFTKELPMEYAVELNRLIGMEFVGGIG, encoded by the coding sequence GTTTTTTCCACGGGTAGAGGATTAACTGAGGAAGTTGTTCGTTCGATTTCCAGAGAGAAAAATGAGCCTGAGTGGATGCTTGATTATCGTTTGCATGCCTTTAAGGTTTACGAGCAGACATCAATGCCAGATTATGGTCCCGATCTAAGTGAGCTTGATTTTTTAGATATGCTTTATTATCAAAAGGCCACGGATCGGAAATATCGAAATTGGGAAGATGTGCCTGATACTATCAAAGAAACATTTGAACGCCTAGGTGTGCCTGAAGCTGAAAGAAAGTTTTTAGCAGGTTCTTCTGCCCAATATGAATCTGAGGTAGTTTATCATAATATGAAGGAACAATTTGATAAACTAGGGATCGTTTTTACTGATACCGATACAGCATTACATGAATATCCCGAAATTTTTAAAAAGTATTTTGGGACTTTGGTAAAGCCAAATTTAAATAAATTTACTGCTTTAAATGGTGCAACTTGGTCTGGCGGAACTTTCATTTACGTTCCAAAAGGAGTTAGAGTTGAGACCCCAATTCAGTCGTATTTCAGAATTAATGCAGAAAATTCAGGGCAATTTGAACGGACATTAATTGTAGTCGACGAAGGGGCATCGGTAAATTACGTCGAAGGATGTACCGCTCCAAATTATTCTAGCGATAGTCTTCATGCCGCAGTTGTCGAAGTTTTTGTTGAACGAGATGCATATTGCCGTTATACCACGATTCAAAATTGGTCGAAAAACGTGTATAGTCTTGAAACTAAACGAGCTCAGGCGATGGAAAATGCAACGATGGAATGGGTTGACGGCAATCTAGGTTCGAAGACAACGATGAAATATCCAGCAGTTTACCTTGATGGTCGTGGGGCAAAAGGCACCATGCTTTCAATTGCATTTGCTTCTAAAGGAGTTGACCAGGACAACGGGGCCCGGATGATTCATAATGCACCAGACACCACAAGTTCGATCATTTCTAAATCGATTTCTAAAGATGGCGGGGCCGTCGATTACCGCGGGACAGTTAGGTTTGGACCACATTCAGATCGTTCATTTTGTCACGTTGAATGCGACACGATTATTATGGACGAGGAGTCTAGCTCAGATACGATTCCTTATAATGAAATTTTAAATGGTAACGTGACAATGGAGCATGAAGCAAAAGTGTCTAAAATTTCCGAAGAGCAACTTTATTATTTAATGAGCCGAGGGATTTCCGAGGAAAAAGCGACCGAAATGATTGTGATGGGTTTCGTGGAACCTTTCACTAAAGAATTACCAATGGAGTACGCAGTTGAATTAAATCGTTTAATTGGAATGGAGTTTGTTGGCGGAATAGGCTGA
- a CDS encoding universal stress protein — protein MTYKNILVAFDGSDLSFLAYDKARQLAYDTGANLDIISVIDNHILKDISSLDTDYVHQIRDGVNNELSKLVNNAQEKGVKSVHQFIELGNPKTIISKDNFADQHDLIVLGATGMSKVEKIFIGSVTEYILNNAQCNCLVVKR, from the coding sequence ATGACTTACAAAAATATCTTAGTTGCTTTTGATGGCTCTGATTTATCTTTCCTTGCTTATGATAAAGCTCGTCAATTGGCCTATGATACAGGAGCAAATTTGGACATCATTTCGGTCATCGATAATCACATATTAAAAGATATTTCGAGCCTTGATACTGACTATGTGCATCAAATTCGTGACGGAGTCAATAATGAACTGAGCAAACTTGTAAATAATGCCCAAGAAAAAGGTGTTAAATCGGTCCACCAATTTATAGAATTGGGTAACCCCAAAACTATTATTTCCAAAGATAACTTTGCGGACCAACATGATTTGATTGTCTTGGGAGCAACTGGGATGAGTAAGGTTGAAAAAATATTCATCGGATCGGTTACCGAATATATTCTAAATAATGCCCAGTGTAATTGCTTAGTTGTAAAAAGATAA
- the rpsD gene encoding 30S ribosomal protein S4, with product MSRNIKPIWKQSRRLGYSLLGTGKELQRRPYAPGQHGRNNRSKPSEYSTQLKEKQKARLLYGLNERQFRNLFVKAGKVNSEYTHGENLLNLLESRLDNLVFKLGFALTRRQARQLVNHGHVTVDGKRVDIPSYIVEPGQVISLREKSKNLDIVKTALDSTISRPNYVSFEENKLEGTYVRIPVRDELDPDIDEQLIVEYYNKRL from the coding sequence ATGTCTAGAAATATTAAACCCATCTGGAAACAATCCAGAAGATTAGGTTATTCACTTTTAGGAACGGGTAAGGAATTACAACGTCGACCTTATGCTCCTGGTCAACATGGACGTAACAACCGTTCAAAACCGTCTGAATACTCAACGCAATTAAAAGAAAAACAAAAGGCTCGTTTACTCTATGGATTAAATGAGCGTCAATTTAGAAACCTTTTCGTTAAGGCTGGTAAGGTTAACAGCGAATATACCCACGGGGAAAACCTGCTTAATTTGTTAGAATCGCGTCTTGACAATTTAGTTTTCAAATTGGGATTTGCTTTAACCCGTCGTCAAGCTCGTCAGTTAGTTAATCATGGTCATGTCACAGTTGATGGAAAAAGAGTAGATATTCCTTCATATATTGTTGAACCAGGCCAAGTAATTAGTCTTAGGGAAAAGTCAAAAAACTTAGATATTGTTAAGACTGCTCTCGATAGCACTATAAGTCGTCCTAATTACGTTTCTTTTGAAGAAAACAAATTGGAAGGCACTTATGTAAGAATCCCTGTTCGTGATGAGTTAGATCCTGATATTGATGAACAGTTAATCGTCGAATATTACAACAAACGACTTTAA